GATATTAGAGAAACCCGAGAGCCGCTCATCAGACAGCTCATTTACTGAAGCACTGAGGTTTTACACACAGCCCGAGCGCTGCCATAGACCCCGAGCTCAAGTGGCCTGAGGGCCTGTGTccaacatttacattaaaagaTATACTAATTTAATAATGCTTAAACAACATATAGCATGAATGTTGAGACAGCAGGCCGTTTGCCCAGAAACATGATAatgaagctttttttaaatcaactttacatttataatgtaaataCTAACGTGTTACATAATTgggttttttctttattattgcaAAAAGGTATGTGTCTATTGGTCCTCAGCACTGCAGAATGATGACACAGCTACAAAcaatggagaaaagaaaaaaatgaacccCAAAACCACACAGGTTTCAGCACGGTGAGACAggcctgttcaggaggaaattagctgTTGTAGGTCCAGTCTAGCAGGCTACgtgataaataattaaataatatacatttacattttaatgttttcacaTGCCCACATTATTgagatttttttgaattttgaaaatCATCTTAAACTCATTTGTCCATTAAATAATATAGGTTAAATTAGAAATATGGGATATTCCAGAGTGGATCTGGTCAGAGCAGATCTCTGCTTTTTTCAGGTGTATTTcgccacaaaaacaaacattttatctatatagtgtatatgtacaatatatataactataattTTCTAGGTCAAATCTTGTTCCTTAACATATTGAAAGGGAGCTTGGTCGCAGACTCAGGTTCAGATAAATAATGTGATCTATATGACTCAAAACTAACAACTGCCAACCCGGGCCGCATCACCAAGAACCAGAGTGGCAGAGAACTCATTTACTAATGGATTGGTTTAGTGTTTCACCCCACAGAAAACAATGGAGCCAGTGCTGTGCCCGTCTAATCCTTGAAATATAAATGTAGGCTGCAGACTGAAAGGACCTCttcaaacacagaaaataacgataaaacaacaaatgtgtCTGTTACATCTGTCCACACGgtatttaatcattttaaatcaatgaaTAAATGCTAATACATTTTCTGTATAAACAAAACTGACTCTCACTAATACAGCAACACAATTGCAGCTTGGCATTAGTGCAAATTCTAAAACGTCTTTATTTTGCCAATGTATACTAAGAGGGAAGTGTGAAGACTGCGAAATATGTGCGTGTTTGTCCGGTATTTCCAATCCTGATTTATTTTAGTAGACCGTGTGGCATTTCATCTCAGCCTCActcacccacgcacacacacacccacacacacccacccacacacacacacacacacacacacacacacacacacacacacacacacacacacacacacacacacacacacacacacacacacacacacacacacacacacacacacacacacacacacacacacacacacacacacacacacacacacacacacacacacacacacacacacacacgcacttaaGTGGCTGATTTCCTACTGGTGGTCTATGTCCCATAACACGTTCGGCAGGTAGTAGGCTATGGGTTTTTCATATAAAAGACCTGCGTAATGGCACGGATGGACCGAACAATCATAGGAACTTATTAAATTATATCACCTCATAAAATAAACGCCTTCGGTAACTAGTAGACTATAAAGGGGGACACAACAAAATGTTCAATCTGCATGTAATTAAGGTGGTGGTGGGCGTCACCCATGATCAGCTGTGATGGTAAATAAACCTCCAGTTGGCGAAACAGCCCAAAAATAACCTGAAGATTATTAATTGTATGTAGGcatatagtttttattattattaaaatgcttTGTACTACCATCGGCTGATTATGTGAGCGGTTTCAGCCTTTAACAGTGGATAAACTTGCCATCACAGATAaaaaactttgtgttttttgtgggtTCACCCTCCACTGACTGTGATTATACTGATAACGTATAAAGATGCAGTGTGTGGTTTGACCCACGTGGGAAATCTGGAAGTCCACATGGTCGCCACCATTACAGAAGATGTATATTCAGAACAGGTTAATAAGGCTTTTTAAGAGGTCTGTAATAATTGATTAGTGTTTAGGTACTGCTCTGCTCCCTCAGCTACAGCGGGAGAGGGACTGTGGGGGCGGGAGGTGGGAGCGCTCCAATTTCAGCCCCTGACGCACTGCCTCTGGGGAGGAAACGGAGCTGCAAACTCAGTCCTGCTCTGCTGTTCACGGTGCAGGGCAGAGGGAGAGCCAATCACCGAAACGCACAGGCTCCCTTTAAGCCTGACATATCTCCAACAGGAACAAATTGTCCCAACAATCAACATCCCAATCTGCTGCGCGCATCAGGGGCTGGAGTGGAGTGGATAGCCTATAGGCCTGTGCTGTGTGGACGGATTGCGCTGGATTGCATCGCGACAAGAAACTATAAACGACAGCTATCGTTTTGGATACCTAGGTTTAGGCGGAGGAGCGAGCTCGGACATCATGTCTATATTACCGTCATTCGGGTTTACGCAGGAGCAAGTGGCGTGCGTTTGCGAGGTGTTGCAGCAGGGAGGGAACCTGGAGAGGCTTGGTCGCTTCCTGTGGTCTCTACCCGCTTGTGATCACCTCCATAAGAACGAAAGCGTCCTCAAAGCCAAGGCGGTGGTGGCCTTTCATCGGGGGAATTTCAGAGAGCTTTACAAGATCTTGGAAAGTCACCAATTTTCTCCGCACAACCACCCGAAGCTGCAGCAGCTCTGGTTGAAGGCGCACTACGTGGAGGCGGAGAAGCTGCGCGGCCGGCCGCTCGGAGCTGTAGGGAAGTACCGGGTGAGGAGGAAATTTCCGCTGCCCCGTACGATATGGGACGGCGAGGAGACCAGCTACTGCTTTAAAGAGAAGTCCAGGGGCGTCCTGAGAGAGTGGTACACGCACAATCCCTATCCGTCCCCGCGGGAAAAGAGAGAGCTGGCCGAGGCCACAGGACTGACCACCACGCAGGTCAGCAACTGGTTCAAAAACAGACGGCAGCGAGACAGAGCCGCAGAGGCGAAAGAGAGGTACGTGGAACTGACACAGCATCGGTGCTGCCTGTCATTCATATTATTTGCATGTTTCAAGAGCAAATTAAGGTAGACCTTCGAGTCAAAATGAAATATTGCCCAAATGTGGCTAGAAGCCTAAGTATAAGAAAGTGCAGGACGCACAGACTTCATAGTCATACTGTGAGAAAGTGGCAAGGTAGAATTTTTTTAACTAGAAGTTtcaacttgtttttttgcttttcatttgCATAGGCCTATGTCTATACCCCAAATCAGACAAGTCCAGATAAGAGTGATTGTGGGTAAACAGAAGTGTGTTGTTGACAAATAAACATGGGCTTTCTACAGAAACTGCCTAACATCAACTTAACATATTAACACATTATAAACTACATGAAAAACTGATAAATGAAGATAACGTCGTGTTTAATTATGTTGGGggaaaaatatatgaaaaagcAATAGGATATTTTTGGAGAACTTTCTAGTCTTGAGATATAAAGGTTAAAAATGGGTTACTGTGGTGTAAAATAACAAGTGGTTTAACAGGCTTGTTAAGCTATCGGGAAATATCCAACAAGAGAAATAAAATATGTAGCTTATATAAAATTGCAGAGAAGACAAAACTCTAAACTCTGattagttttttctttaagGCCAATAGGCTATAGTGCTATGTTTGATGCTACTGCAAAAATAATATATGGCTGTCTTCTATCTCCAAAATATCATGTCAACATACGGATTTAATGCCATCTTCCAACGTGTCTCTCCTTTCCAGAGAGAACAGTGAAAACAGCAACGCAGGCGGCAACAAACAGAACCAGCTGTCCCCGCTGGACGGAGGAAAGTCTCTCATGTCCAGCTCGGAGGATGAGTTTTCTCCACCTCAGAGCCCCGACCAGAACTCAGCGCTTTTGCTTCAGGGCAACATGAACCACCCCGGGGCCTCCGCTTACCCCATGTCCGGCCTGGGGCCCCCACAGTCGGTGCACAGCATGCACGGACACCCGCACCAACTGCAGGACTCCTTGTTGGGACCTCTAACCTCCAGTCTTGTGGATTTGGGCTCTTAAAGAGGCTGCCAGATTGTTCtattttacaacaacaaaaacccgAAAAAAAGAAGACTGATAAGTGTATCAGATTGAATACATGTATAAAATAACACTATAGTAGCCTACCTTATAATATAGACTGACTTGTCTGTCGTTAAATTTGGTTAGAACAAAATTCCTTCTTGCGCTTAAACATGTATATCCCCACTGAAAGGAGCTTTTCTCATCTCCTGcacatggaaacacaaacaGGGCCTGTCTGAAACTCTTAACTCAACGAAACACTTAACTGGACTGCCCATTTGCTTAATTTATGATATTTTGTTGAGATAAAAAGAATTATAGCAACCTCCTGCGATGGAAACTATGAGGTACCGTTTTCATTAGAGTCATGGTAATTAGTttccaataaaacaaaagtaatacatttgtctctgtgttatttctgtattaaaagaaaaaaaaaatagacaatgtATCCTGGCCCTCAAACATATGCAAACCAAATAATCATTAACAAATGAACATTAATTAATCGTGAATTGAAGAAATAAcgtaattaatttttttataaggcctaattttattttgttgttgttgacttaaaaatatattttgcttGCTGCTTAGAATGAgtgtatctttaaaaaaaatgccaaaatgtcAAGCATCAAATCTACGCTGGTGGGATATGAATCAAACATATTATGATCCATTTTGTGTTAAAGATTAAAGTCTGCGCTCTCTTgttcttaataataataataataatNNNNNNNNNNataataataataataataatgatagtaACCTAATGGTAATTCAAAACGTAGAATACAAACGCAGAGTCAAAGggaaatttaattaaatgtgaGTCAACATGAGCATCTGTGTGTCAGGAGGCTTTTGTGTACGCATTTGGTTCCTTTGATTATGCGTCTGGTTTGGCAGAAggagaaagtgtttttttgttttttcgtcATTTTTAGCCCGAGTGCTGTGGTTCATTGGCTTTTTGTTTCCGTGTTTTCTTTGCTCTCTTCGAGAGTTTGTTCTGTCGGTTCCGGGTCATGGGAAACTCAACCTTTATATTCCAGCTCTGGATATTAACGCAAACATCCCATACGAAAAGAAGTTTAAAGTTCACTGCCGGATGGAATCAATACAAATGCcctgtaaacaaaacaaaacaaaacaaaacaaaaacaaaacataaatatattttctaaaATACAGGAAAAGTATTAGTAGACACTCCCAGTCGTATAGAGGTCGTTATAATAATTTCcataataaacaacaaaaacgtcatactaataataataaataacttgaaTATTTGTAGGACAGAATATAGGAATATGGTGGCCTGAGTGCAGGAATCTGGTGAGGACAGCTCTCCTGTCCCCCACCCCCTACACTCCTCTTTGGGCTCATGTCAGGGTAAATTGTTTTGAGCAGAGAGCACAGAGGATTTCCTGAGCATAATCTGAAACAGTCGCTGCTAGCATTGCTGCCTGATTGCGAAGATTGCAGGGCTACAGGGCTGCAACGACGGCTTCAGTGGAGGGACCTTGAGGTATTCtgcatatctctctctctctctctctctctctctctctctcgcgctctctctgtctgaacccctcTCAGGTCTGCTACAAGACCCGGGCTGTGCTCCCCATCTATCACCTACAGAGATCCATATGGTTGTGTTTGAGTGATGTGTCTGTCTGAATGTCCTCAGCAGACCTTCCATCATCAGGCCTTTTGGTcagtgtttcttctttttacctttttaatctATGTGAGGGTCAGtgctggaagaagtattcagatcctttacttagcCTATAAGTAAAATGAGCAATTCTACATTttaatgtagtgaagtaaataTCATGAAAAAGGTTTGCAAAATGTACCTAAAGTAATATCAGAAACGCCTCTGTCAGTCCTTTATTACTATGGATTTTATAGTTATAGTTGGATCATTATTACAGATgcaaagctaacattaactaCTTTATGTGCCATTTGGTTGTTTAATCCATAACTATGCATCATATTTTTGCATGAATGTAATGGaagtataatttaaatgtcaGATAGTGCAGTAAAAAGTTATATTTCCCCTATGCAGCAGAGTAGAAGTGTAAAGTAGCGTAAAATGCAACTACTTCAGTAGAAAATATCTCCAAATTTGGCTGAAAGCCCCTGAAAACTGAGTTTTAAAAGAAAGCTATTTCTCTGTAACATGAaatatgtatgaatgaatgagcAAAAGTCAAAGTTaaagttaagaaaaaaacacagtaggGTATAGTTTTTGAGCGTATCTCATTTGCTTCATTTGGAGTGGTGGGTGTGGTTTGTTCAAATGTGACTGACAGCATTTGTCAAACTTAAgcaaaaaaaccccaaacttGTAACACCGTTTGATTTAAATGTTGCAAAATGCTGATTGGCGCAATTAATTCCGTGACATCACCTTTTCCATCTGAACACTGCCACTTCAAACctatgaaagacaaaaacacaaaaacaggacTCTCTCATGTGAAAGATAAACTTTTCTAATTTACGCAGAAAACAGTGTGCTCATATACCATCATCATTGATAGTAAGAAGCTGGTGGAAGAAATGTTGTCAGAGCCTTAAAGTTtgctacttaagtaaatgtatgtAGTTACTGTACATGACAGATTACAGCCAGCATTTTAACTTTAAGCTGAAAATACAAAGAGTTTAATTTCATTATGccaacaaaaaagtgacatatgTGTTCTTACAAAATAATTTCTggctgaaaaaaactaaaaaaaacatatagctGTAGatgattatttatattatactttatttaacaGTCACAATGTAGCTAAATGAAATGTCCAGTTGTATTTTTGAAATATCAAATTTAGGGTTAAGTATttatggatttttgtttttttaaatagaacaaTTAGACCCAGGATTTGTTGAAAATACAAATGCTTTAATTTGTGTACAGAAGtattttaagacaaaaatgTCTACTTTAACAAACTACACCTAAATGCCTCCCACAGTACTGCTCATATGTTACATTCAGCAGAGGTCAGCAGAGAGCAGAGGTCCTGCAGATCACATTTAATTCTGACCACAGCACAGTGGCACACAGTGTGGCTAAATATTCACAAATTAACAAACAGGTGATCACAAAGCCACCAAAGTGACTCCTCATACCTGTTAATCTAATGACAACATGTCCGGCAGGGTACAGACACAGCAAGGATTAAACAGGCTCTGTGCCACATGACAGAGGGAGGCTATCAGAGTCACCTTCAGGATGTGCAAGagactaaaatcaatccaacaCGGAAACTCTGACAGTGCTTTTAATCACGCTCGAAACCTTCGCTTCCGAATCCAGAGGGACAACGTCTGCAGACATAAATCTAGCCACTGTGTCTTCCTCTCAACAGCCATGCAACAAGTGGAAGCAGTAGGCGTGCTCCGGCCTATAGATTACATGACAAAAGTTGGAGGTAACGTCAGCCTAAAGCACATCAgtgccaacaacaacagctgctgaTGGCAAACAGAGTCCCATAGTCCGAGTCATCAAAGGGGCATTTCATTTCTCATAAGCGTAAGTGGCAGTGGCTCTAAATCAACAGCAGGAAGGGCCCTGACGTGTGCAAATAAACATGTAGAGTAGCCTGCATGAGCCTGAGCTGTCTGCCTCAGCTGGCTTAACGTTTTCTCAGAGTCAGTGTGCAACTCCAATAAGAACAAAATCCAAAGCTGAGGAACTTTTGGTTGAGATGGCTTTCCATGGTCTGGTGCCTGCAGGTAGCTCTGCCGGGTGTAAGACAGTCCCAGGTATCCATGACCACAGGCTgtataaggtgtgtgtgtgtgtgtgtgtgtgtgtgtgtgtggtggtgtggtgtgtggttgtgtgtgtgtgtgtgtgtgtcagaggggggagagggggagagaagggAGCGTGGGGGCAGGCGGGTGATGAGGGACAAAAGAATCTTTTAGGTCTGCCACAGAGGGgcgggggtggtggtggtgtgtggggggtggtAGAGAGATTTTCTTACCCACGATGCATGGATCTGACAATGTTCCTGCCTGGACGTACCCAGAGGCaacgcagtgtgtgtgtgtgtgtgtgtgtgtgtgtgtgtgtgtgtgtgtgtgtgtgttttgggaacAGTCACGTGTACCAGACTTGGAGTGCGTGTATCTGAGGAAATTAAACTGATTAAAGTAAAACATTTCCTAGATGGCAGTGACGGGCGTCTGCTATATGTCCATGACATAAGTGTACAGGGATCAGAGGGATTACGCTACTCTTCCAACGAAATGTTAATTATACTGATGTAGGAGCTGTGAGCCAAAGAGTAGGAAGCCCTTCGTCCAACAGGAAGCACCTATGTGACAGAGCTGAAAGAAATATTTATCTCTTTCTTCCAGTCGGATGAGTGATGCATGACCTGGGGTTCAGACACAAGGAGGAGGAGACTCTGCAGACGATCACTACCTATTAGGGTGTTAAATAGCATGTTGTGTGTCAACTGAAGGACAGCATCATATACATTACATAATAGATGGCCGGGGGAAATTTTCAAATATATTACAAGGGAAAAGACAAAGGACAAGATAAGACATGTGTCTACGGAAGAGGacttgtattaaaaaaaaaaattggccaGAAGAAACAGGCTCATATAACAAACTGTTCCAGAGACAAAACCCCAGCTCTGGTTGCTGAGAATCagatatgtatatttttggaGCTGGGAGAGAAAGATGATAGTAGCATTCGTCTCATATGTTTGATCAGGAAAGTGACTTCAGTCTGGGATGTTTTTTGAAGATACTTTGTGAAGACtcaacagatttttttaattagttccAGCTTTCAAAGCCAAATTAAAACAGATCTACACTCCAATCCAAAACTACTTTATAACAATTTAcctgaaaagatttaattgAGAGGAAGACATCTTAAAGTAGAGGGCAGGAGCAGTATGCTATGCTACAATATTATACATATGTAGGGTTATCATTAGTTTACTATCATTCTTAATTGGATATAAAAGTACAGCTGCAAAAATCCAGtccaaaaattataaaaagtattCCAAGTTTTCATAAATTGttctaaaataacataattacattttagaaaagGGTAATTGttaaatctcattttgtaatctttaaatgttaaagCTGGTGTTATTCTATACATttattattgtcaacaaatacaATGAAAAGACTAAAACCAACACTGTGTTGGCTGCATTTTGTGGCTCTCAGCCCATTGGTTCCTACTGAAGATATAAATCTTTAATAACACGTCACAAATGTAGCGTTTTCTTGTTTTGGCACTAGAATATTACTAAACAGTTGGTCACTGTAGATAAACGTTAATCAAACAGGAATGAATAGTTATATTTTTGAGCACAATTTTCAGCTGTGGATTGATACACAGCTGGTGATCTGTGAGTGTTAACCTGGGGCAGGAGGTGTATACTTTCAAGCAGGGAGCTGAAACAGTTGTGCTACAATGTCCTACATAAATTGAAGTTTTGGTAGTTTATTTAACATAAGGGGAAATAAAAGTGCAGGTATAAAACACATATTTCATGTGAAATGTACTCAGAATATAAATTACTCATATACATTGTAGAGAGGCTGTTtaatctaatctgtcatttttcaGAGGATAAATTTCAAACTGGAGAGCTTCAAATTGaattttaaatacaaacaagaAGATCATAAAGAAcccaaacaaaataaagacagaataGTATTTTTAACACAGAAGAAAAGTCTGGTAATATTCAGTATTTTCCTTGTTGTCAACAAATCTCATGAAAAGactaaaaaacaatatttaatttcTCTCACAGTACTGTCTGTGTAGGCAAAGCCTAATGTAGGTGATATATGTATCTGGGATATGGAGATtaattgttgtccaaaaacaattaaaaacacacggGTGAGCCACAGAGTTGTTCCTCCATTACCCTGAGCATGGGACTTTAGTAGTTTAGTTTGAGTTAATCCCACACTGTTCGGATGGAGCAAATTCTCACAGATTTATCCATGGTGGAAAGCAGTCCCTTACAAATGCACTTTACTTCTGTTTGAGTCAAATTTGATAAAAACTGCAGTGCCCAGATGTTTAAGAAAATGAcgtagccttttttttttaaatgaaactttaattttacaagtTGCTTTTAAGATTTAAGCCTTCAGGAGGAATCAAAGGGTTTGGGGATGAGAGGCACAGACAGAGATGGAAGGTCCCAAAGTGTTTGACAGATGGACTAagacattgttggttttggtctttgcTTGTTGTTAAATTTACTgactttaaaataattcataaaattcaacttcacaaaaaataaactcaATTATGGTTTCTCTTTCAGCCTTGGACATCTATTCTATTGTATCCAGAGATAAGTTAAGTATAGGTACTGAACATAACACAGCATTGA
Above is a genomic segment from Etheostoma spectabile isolate EspeVRDwgs_2016 chromosome 20, UIUC_Espe_1.0, whole genome shotgun sequence containing:
- the LOC116670102 gene encoding homeobox protein six1b, whose product is MSILPSFGFTQEQVACVCEVLQQGGNLERLGRFLWSLPACDHLHKNESVLKAKAVVAFHRGNFRELYKILESHQFSPHNHPKLQQLWLKAHYVEAEKLRGRPLGAVGKYRVRRKFPLPRTIWDGEETSYCFKEKSRGVLREWYTHNPYPSPREKRELAEATGLTTTQVSNWFKNRRQRDRAAEAKERENSENSNAGGNKQNQLSPLDGGKSLMSSSEDEFSPPQSPDQNSALLLQGNMNHPGASAYPMSGLGPPQSVHSMHGHPHQLQDSLLGPLTSSLVDLGS